The Kordia sp. SMS9 genome window below encodes:
- a CDS encoding anti-sigma factor domain-containing protein, with protein sequence MDSKEYIASGILELYVAGALSEQENEQVYAMMQQYPEVMQEVLSIEAAVLSLTAATAQKDTTAVFDSIKEKLQLSDAKEAEIPVIPLKKERSIFRYAGWAAAVVLATGLLFTMVLNNDLESEIEMVRAEREALKKQIYEANSDLTAANDLLNVLRTKDIISVPLGGQAVSPESYAKVYWDKKSNNVYLDLQGLPDPPAGKVYQVWSLKLNPLTPTSLGVIDNFTTDTDKVFDLENANESEAFGITLEPAGGSESPTLEQLYTLGVVASNP encoded by the coding sequence ATGGATAGCAAAGAATACATAGCATCTGGAATTTTAGAACTGTATGTAGCAGGCGCGCTTTCTGAACAAGAAAACGAGCAAGTGTATGCCATGATGCAACAATATCCAGAAGTGATGCAAGAAGTACTTTCTATTGAAGCTGCTGTGCTAAGTTTGACCGCAGCTACGGCGCAAAAAGATACAACTGCTGTTTTTGATTCGATTAAAGAAAAATTACAACTTTCGGATGCTAAGGAAGCTGAAATTCCTGTCATTCCATTGAAAAAAGAGCGTTCTATATTTCGTTATGCAGGTTGGGCAGCCGCGGTTGTACTTGCCACAGGATTACTATTTACGATGGTATTGAATAACGATTTGGAATCTGAAATCGAGATGGTACGTGCAGAGCGAGAAGCGTTGAAAAAACAAATATATGAAGCCAATAGCGATTTAACTGCCGCCAACGATTTGTTAAACGTGTTGCGAACCAAAGATATCATTTCAGTACCATTGGGCGGACAAGCTGTTTCACCAGAATCCTACGCAAAAGTATATTGGGATAAAAAATCGAACAATGTCTACTTAGATTTACAAGGCTTGCCAGATCCGCCAGCAGGAAAAGTATATCAGGTTTGGTCTTTAAAACTCAATCCGTTAACGCCAACGAGTTTGGGCGTGATAGACAATTTCACAACAGATACCGACAAAGTGTTCGATTTAGAAAACGCCAACGAATCCGAAGCCTTCGGAATTACCTTAGAACCCGCAGGTGGAAGCGAATCGCCAACGTTGGAGCAATTGTATACACTTGGTGTGGTAGCTTCGAATCCTTAA
- a CDS encoding RNA polymerase sigma factor yields the protein MELEQLIEQFKNKDAKAFESLYDMYNDSIFGVVNTIVKNDTIATEVMQDVFIKAWNKSDTYTAKKGRFFTWLLNIARNAAIDKVRSKSYKNTQQNQDIDYYVHSIESNDNLDRQVNAIGIKKYVGKLAEKCKQIIDYIYFKGYTQKETAETLDIPLGTVKTRNRNCISELRKVLNV from the coding sequence ATGGAGTTAGAACAACTCATAGAACAATTTAAAAATAAAGATGCCAAAGCGTTTGAATCGTTGTACGATATGTATAACGATAGCATTTTTGGTGTCGTTAATACGATTGTGAAGAATGATACTATTGCCACAGAAGTAATGCAAGATGTGTTTATAAAAGCTTGGAATAAATCAGATACGTACACCGCCAAAAAAGGGCGTTTTTTTACGTGGTTGCTCAATATTGCTCGGAATGCGGCGATTGACAAAGTACGTTCCAAGTCCTACAAAAACACCCAACAAAACCAAGACATTGATTATTACGTACATAGTATTGAAAGCAATGATAATTTAGATCGGCAAGTAAATGCCATTGGCATTAAAAAGTATGTTGGAAAACTGGCAGAAAAGTGCAAACAAATCATAGATTATATTTATTTTAAAGGATACACACAAAAAGAAACGGCGGAAACACTAGATATTCCCTTAGGAACTGTAAAAACTCGAAATAGAAACTGTATTAGCGAACTTAGAAAAGTACTCAACGTATAA
- a CDS encoding CAL67264 family membrane protein, producing MGMNKNTVLAWATWIMIIVGIGLIVLGVIKYEEVAAIGFSAVGIGFFAIAWVFNALKGRV from the coding sequence ATGGGAATGAATAAAAATACAGTATTAGCTTGGGCTACATGGATTATGATTATCGTTGGCATTGGGCTAATAGTTTTAGGAGTTATTAAATATGAAGAAGTTGCTGCTATCGGTTTTTCAGCAGTAGGAATTGGATTTTTTGCCATTGCGTGGGTTTTTAATGCGCTGAAAGGTAGAGTGTAA